One genomic segment of Hevea brasiliensis isolate MT/VB/25A 57/8 chromosome 3, ASM3005281v1, whole genome shotgun sequence includes these proteins:
- the LOC110639337 gene encoding F-box/LRR-repeat protein 3 isoform X2 — MSSESILSVLTEDLLVRINDKLNDELDRKTWRLVCKEFLRVESLARKTLRVLRVEYLSVLLRKYSNIDTLDLSVCPCIDDGMVSLLLSGESEGWALWKLKSLNLGRATGLKFSAMEMLIRACPFLERLDVSYCCGFGDREAAAISCAGGLRELKMDKCLGVSDVGLAKIAVRCGRLERLSLKWCMEISDLGIDLLCKKCPELKHLDVSYLKVTSESLRSIASLPKLEVLAMVACPLVDDFGLQFLENACPLLQEIDVSRCDCLSSSSLISVIRGHSGLRQISAAYCFSELSPAVLHYLKDLKNMSTIIINGACVSDTVFMTMSRYCRSLAEIGLSKCIGVTNMGIIQLVSGCINLKILSLICCHSITDAAISAIADSCRNLVCLKLESCNMITEKGVEQLGSHCSLLEELDVTDCSGINDRGLECLSRCSRLVCLKLGLCANISDKGLFYIASDCSKLHELDLYRTGIGDDGLAALSSGCKKLKKLNLSYCNNITDRGIKLLGYLEELSDVELRGLGKITSVGLTAFAAKCKTLADLDLKHCWNIDDKGFWALAYYSQNLRQINLSYCNISDMALCMMMGNLTRLQDAKLVLLKNVTVAGFELALRACCVRIKKVKLNASLRFMLTEEILGILHARGCIIRWD, encoded by the exons atGTCGTCTGAATCCATACTCTCGGTCTTAACGGAGGATTTACTTGTTCGAATCAATGACAAACTCAATGACGAGTTAGATCGCAAAACGTGGCGACTCGTTTGCAAAGAATTCCTTCGAGTCGAATCACTAGCTCGTAAAACTCTCCGAGTGCTCCGCGTCGAGTACTTATCAGTTCTTCTTCGTAAGTACAGTAACATTGATACCCTGGACCTCTCCGTGTGTCCATGTATTGACGACGGGATGGTGTCTCTGCTGCTGAGTGGTGAGTCAGAGGGATGGGCGCTGTGGAAGCTGAAATCTTTGAACCTGGGTAGGGCCACCGGCTTGAAATTCTCAGCGATGGAGATGCTGATACGGGCTTGCCCGTTTCTGGAACGGCTCGATGTGTCGTACTGTTGCGGGTTCGGAGACAGGGAGGCGGCGGCAATATCGTGTGCTGGAGGTTTGAGGGAGCTGAAGATGGATAAGTGCTTGGGAGTCAGTGATGTTGGGTTGGCGAAGATAGCTGTGCGGTGTGGAAGATTGGAGAGGCTAAGCTTGAAGTGGTGCATGGAGATATCTGATCTGGGTATTGATCTTTTGTGTAAGAAGTGCCCCGAATTAAAGCATCTTGATGTGTCTTATCTCAAG GTGACGAGTGAATCCCTTCGTTCTATTGCCTCTTTGCCAAAGCTGGAGGTTTTGGCTATGGTGGCATGCCCTTTGGTGGATGATTTTGGATTGCAATTTCTGGAAAATGCTTGTCCTTTGCTACAG GAAATTGATGTGTCAAGGTGTGATTGTTTGAGTTCGTCCAGCTTAATTTCCGTAATTAGAGGACATAGCGGACTTAGGCAGATAAGCGCTGCTTACTGCTTTTCT GAGCTTTCCCCTGCTGTCCTCCACTACTTGAAGGATTTGAAGAATATGAGCACGATTATAATTAATGGGGCTTGTGTTTCAGACACTGTTTTCATGACTATGAGTAGATATTGCAGGTCTTTGGCTGAAATTGGGTTGAGCAAATGCATAGGGGTGACCAACATGGGCATTATTCAGCTTGTCTCTGGCTGTATCAATTTGAAGATCCTCAGTTTAATATGTTGTCATTCCATAACTGATGCTGCAATTTCTGCTATAGCAGACTCTTGTAGGAACCTTGTGTGCCTGAAGTTAGAGTCTTGTAATATGATCACTGAGAAGGGTGTTGAACAGCTTGGATCACATTGCTCGCTGCTTGAGGAGCTTGATGTCACTGATTGTTCTGGCATAAATGACAGAG GGCTTGAATGCCTCTCTAGATGTTCAAGACTTGTATGCTTGAAATTAGGACTTTGCGCAAACATATCAGACAAAGGACTGTTTTATATTGCTTCTGATTGTTCAAAGCTTCATGAACTGGATCTATACCG TACTGGTATTGGAGATGATGGTTTAGCTGCTTTATCGAGTGGTTGCAAGAAGTTGAAAAAGCTCAACTTGTCATACTGCAATAATATTACTGATAGAGGGATAAAATTACTTGGCTATCTGGAGGAGCTAtctgatgtggaattgagaggaCTTGGCAAAATCACAAGTGTAGGTTTGACAGCCTTTGCAGCCAAGTGTAAGACACTAGCAGATTTGGACTTGAAGCATTGTTGGAATATTGATGATAAGGGATTCTGGGCACTTGCCTATTACTCACAGAACCTGCGTCAG ATAAACTTGAGCTACTGCAATATATCGGACATGGCATTATGCATGATGATGGGAAATCTGACACGATTGCAAGATGCAAAACTGGTGCTTCTTAAAAATGTCACTGTGGCAGGGTTTGAGCTTGCACTTAGGGCTTGCTGTGTCCGTATCAAAAAGGTTAAGTTAAATGCCTCTCTCAGGTTCATGTTAACTGAGGAAATACTTGGGATTTTACATGCCAGGGGTTGCATAATCAgatgggattag
- the LOC110639337 gene encoding F-box/LRR-repeat protein 3 isoform X1: MSSESILSVLTEDLLVRINDKLNDELDRKTWRLVCKEFLRVESLARKTLRVLRVEYLSVLLRKYSNIDTLDLSVCPCIDDGMVSLLLSGESEGWALWKLKSLNLGRATGLKFSAMEMLIRACPFLERLDVSYCCGFGDREAAAISCAGGLRELKMDKCLGVSDVGLAKIAVRCGRLERLSLKWCMEISDLGIDLLCKKCPELKHLDVSYLKVTSESLRSIASLPKLEVLAMVACPLVDDFGLQFLENACPLLQEIDVSRCDCLSSSSLISVIRGHSGLRQISAAYCFSELSPAVLHYLKDLKNMSTIIINGACVSDTVFMTMSRYCRSLAEIGLSKCIGVTNMGIIQLVSGCINLKILSLICCHSITDAAISAIADSCRNLVCLKLESCNMITEKGVEQLGSHCSLLEELDVTDCSGINDRGLECLSRCSRLVCLKLGLCANISDKGLFYIASDCSKLHELDLYRSTGIGDDGLAALSSGCKKLKKLNLSYCNNITDRGIKLLGYLEELSDVELRGLGKITSVGLTAFAAKCKTLADLDLKHCWNIDDKGFWALAYYSQNLRQINLSYCNISDMALCMMMGNLTRLQDAKLVLLKNVTVAGFELALRACCVRIKKVKLNASLRFMLTEEILGILHARGCIIRWD, encoded by the exons atGTCGTCTGAATCCATACTCTCGGTCTTAACGGAGGATTTACTTGTTCGAATCAATGACAAACTCAATGACGAGTTAGATCGCAAAACGTGGCGACTCGTTTGCAAAGAATTCCTTCGAGTCGAATCACTAGCTCGTAAAACTCTCCGAGTGCTCCGCGTCGAGTACTTATCAGTTCTTCTTCGTAAGTACAGTAACATTGATACCCTGGACCTCTCCGTGTGTCCATGTATTGACGACGGGATGGTGTCTCTGCTGCTGAGTGGTGAGTCAGAGGGATGGGCGCTGTGGAAGCTGAAATCTTTGAACCTGGGTAGGGCCACCGGCTTGAAATTCTCAGCGATGGAGATGCTGATACGGGCTTGCCCGTTTCTGGAACGGCTCGATGTGTCGTACTGTTGCGGGTTCGGAGACAGGGAGGCGGCGGCAATATCGTGTGCTGGAGGTTTGAGGGAGCTGAAGATGGATAAGTGCTTGGGAGTCAGTGATGTTGGGTTGGCGAAGATAGCTGTGCGGTGTGGAAGATTGGAGAGGCTAAGCTTGAAGTGGTGCATGGAGATATCTGATCTGGGTATTGATCTTTTGTGTAAGAAGTGCCCCGAATTAAAGCATCTTGATGTGTCTTATCTCAAG GTGACGAGTGAATCCCTTCGTTCTATTGCCTCTTTGCCAAAGCTGGAGGTTTTGGCTATGGTGGCATGCCCTTTGGTGGATGATTTTGGATTGCAATTTCTGGAAAATGCTTGTCCTTTGCTACAG GAAATTGATGTGTCAAGGTGTGATTGTTTGAGTTCGTCCAGCTTAATTTCCGTAATTAGAGGACATAGCGGACTTAGGCAGATAAGCGCTGCTTACTGCTTTTCT GAGCTTTCCCCTGCTGTCCTCCACTACTTGAAGGATTTGAAGAATATGAGCACGATTATAATTAATGGGGCTTGTGTTTCAGACACTGTTTTCATGACTATGAGTAGATATTGCAGGTCTTTGGCTGAAATTGGGTTGAGCAAATGCATAGGGGTGACCAACATGGGCATTATTCAGCTTGTCTCTGGCTGTATCAATTTGAAGATCCTCAGTTTAATATGTTGTCATTCCATAACTGATGCTGCAATTTCTGCTATAGCAGACTCTTGTAGGAACCTTGTGTGCCTGAAGTTAGAGTCTTGTAATATGATCACTGAGAAGGGTGTTGAACAGCTTGGATCACATTGCTCGCTGCTTGAGGAGCTTGATGTCACTGATTGTTCTGGCATAAATGACAGAG GGCTTGAATGCCTCTCTAGATGTTCAAGACTTGTATGCTTGAAATTAGGACTTTGCGCAAACATATCAGACAAAGGACTGTTTTATATTGCTTCTGATTGTTCAAAGCTTCATGAACTGGATCTATACCG CAGTACTGGTATTGGAGATGATGGTTTAGCTGCTTTATCGAGTGGTTGCAAGAAGTTGAAAAAGCTCAACTTGTCATACTGCAATAATATTACTGATAGAGGGATAAAATTACTTGGCTATCTGGAGGAGCTAtctgatgtggaattgagaggaCTTGGCAAAATCACAAGTGTAGGTTTGACAGCCTTTGCAGCCAAGTGTAAGACACTAGCAGATTTGGACTTGAAGCATTGTTGGAATATTGATGATAAGGGATTCTGGGCACTTGCCTATTACTCACAGAACCTGCGTCAG ATAAACTTGAGCTACTGCAATATATCGGACATGGCATTATGCATGATGATGGGAAATCTGACACGATTGCAAGATGCAAAACTGGTGCTTCTTAAAAATGTCACTGTGGCAGGGTTTGAGCTTGCACTTAGGGCTTGCTGTGTCCGTATCAAAAAGGTTAAGTTAAATGCCTCTCTCAGGTTCATGTTAACTGAGGAAATACTTGGGATTTTACATGCCAGGGGTTGCATAATCAgatgggattag